The genome window tgtgtgtgtgtgtgtgtgtgtatggattctttgtgtgtgtgtgtctgtttgtgaacTCGTGGGAAAGGCCTGTGGCTGTTAGATTGGAGTGAATGTGTAATGATGCGTAAGTTGCCCTTTCAGCTGAGCCCCTGTTGcaacacggagagagagagagactcacagtGAAAATCTGATTGAAAAGCATGAAATATGTTTTCAGTCTCAATCACAGTCAGACTCTCCATTATACAGAAACCTCACTGTTACTTTCTGTCTCAGTGACTTTGAGTCATAAAGAGGAGGCAGGAATAAGTTATTACAATACTTTTGTGCACCGGAGTGAAACAAACATGAGTATAGTATGTGTTTCTTCCAGTATCTCGATCTGAacatttttgtattaaaaaaaagaaaatattaatatttagatGTCATCATTTGCAGCTCAATTTCCCAAAATATCAATTATTTATAGAATATTTCATGAACGATagcagaatttttttttgcGTAGTGTTTCGTTCAGCCTTGCTAATTCAAgcttgcatttctttttttgtgatttcctCAGACTGCAAGAGGAGATTGGCCTCCGACAGGATGCAGAGAACAGTCTGAATGCCTACAGACAGGTAATTTTCCTTTTCCTGGAATCATGATCTAAACACATGAGGCATTCAGCATTTTGTCTATCGGTCTGTCAGTCTATCGTTCCTCTCTGTGCCTCTTTGTTTGCATGCAGGACGTGGACGAGGCATCTTTGAATCGCGTCCAGTTGGAGAGGAAGATTGATGCCCTGCAGGATGAAATAAACTTCCTGAAGAAGATTCACGAGGaggtaaaaagagaaagaaagagactcGACTTAAAGTGTAATCACATCAgcacattttccttttaaatacATCTTTTCCCAATATCCTTTCCCCCGTGTAGGATCTGCGTGAGTTACAGGAGCAGATCATGGCCCAGCAGGTGCACGTTGACATGGATGTGTCCAAACCAGATCTGACCGCTGCTCTGAGGGACATTCGGGTCCAGTATGAGAGCATGGCCACGTCCAATATGCAGGAGACTGAGGAGTGGTACAAGTCTAAGGTCAGGAGACTCAGATAATGCCTTTTATGAGGAATCATAAGACTCACATAAAGCCACGGAAAAATCAACATGACTTTAGAAGCAGATGAAGTGTCTGTTTTTTCCACAGTTTGCTGACCTGACAGACGCAGCCACTCGTAACGCAGAAGCCTTACGTCAAGCCAAGCAAGAGGCCAATGACTACCGGCGCCAGATCCAAGTGCTGAGCTGTGACCTGGAGGCTGTCCGTGGAACAGTATGTCCACTTAACTACAAAAACAGAACTGTTTACTATGTTTGATCATTAGTTTTCAGTTAATGAAAGCTGTAATAAGAAGGACATGATTCTCTTACACTTTATTTGAATGAGATAGCACTGGGTTGACATTACTCAGAAAACAGTGAATCAGTTCAATGTTGCCTCTCTATTCTGACACGTGGGACTTAAAATTACATACACAAGCTTTGGGTTTAGGGTGTTAGATATCAGTGTAGATATATATGTagtacatgtaaaataaatataattgtttACACTTGCAAACATAGTCCGTGAAATAAAGGAATGGGGGGAaaagtaagttttttttattgatttatattgATGTATTGTGGGTCTAAACGAAACGTGCACAGCAAAATGACAATAAGCCTGATTTGGGTTCAGGTTAGCGAAGGATTCATCACCACTCAGTCACAGCTTGAGGTCAATCATGCATGTGTCAGATGCAGCTGCACACCCGCCACTCATGTGATGCActtacaaaaaaagacagacaaagcCATCCAAGCTGTGCAGTcaccacaaaaaaaggaaaaatgcaaTTTACAGGAAGATTGGTTTGAATTGTTCCACAAGGGCACGACTGTGTGTTCGTCTGTTTGCCGTAACCAGACTCTCTGAGCTGCACAGGGAAGCCACAGAGCACATCGAGATTCAGCCCCTCACTGTCTTATTGGCATTGTTGGCTCCACTGGTTTTCCTGCTACTGACAACAGCatagaaaaatacacacacaaacagttggATAGAGGTCATGTGCCCATTAGAAAAATGGTCCATACCTCATCGTCTTTGAGTAAATGTGTAATGTTCCTTTTATAATCTATCATTTATATGTAGCATATGGAATAATTTTGCTGCTATCACAGCAAACATACTGCTCAGCATAAATGAGGAATAACTTCATTTGTGTAAGTTATTATATGACAGTAATTTAACTGCTGGaaccagtgagagagagagagagagagagggtaaaaGACTAAGAGTAGTAGTAGAAGGTAGAACAAACAGTCGGTAGTGGAAACAGCTGaaggaaataataaaagacTGTGATTGTGAGAGTCTGTGGTAGATTTACAGAGGTGGATGTAATTAAACCAGAGTAATGAAAGTAATAAAACTGCGAGTGTTGGCAGCAGAATTGGATTGAAAGTTAGTTTAAAGTAAAGGCGACAACAGTAAATTAAAACCCCCCGGTTACATTGTCTCTCCTCCTTCAGAACGAGTCTCTGGAACGGCAGCTGCGGGAGATGGAGGACCGCTTTGCCATGGAGACGGCCGGTTACCAGGATACGGTGAGTCGCCTGGAGGAGGAGATCCACGCCCTGAAGGAGGAGATGGCGAGGCACCTGCAGGAGTATCAGGACCTCCTTAATGTCAAGTTGGCCCTGGATATTGAGATCGCCACCTACAGGAAGCtgctggagggagaggagagcaggTGAGACACAGCCTGGTGGACGACAGATGTAAAGAggtttgtgatgatgatgatgatgatgatgatgatgtttgtttgtttctccagGATCACAATTCCAGTTCAGAGCTTTTCCAATCTGCAGTTTAGAGGTCAGTATCAGAAATGACCCACATGTTTTTCCCTGTTCTGATCTGGAACCTTTGCATTTTGGACACGTTGACAGGATACAGTCAGATTTGTTGTTAGGGAATTAGAAATGCTGGTGTATGATGGCACTGCAACACTGTAACATGCATTTATGATTCTCAGAATTAAGAATTGTACATTTGACACTTGTTTTCCCTGTACTTGATTTTAtgtgaagttgtttttaatttgtctgcttgtttttaatgtaaagcaCACCAAAACAGCAAAAGTTATGTAAATGAACCAAATATAAACATGCAGTGTTTGAAAACCTCCCTAGTCCTACcccctgtttttctttctttctttcttttttaaatatacaacaCTTAAAGCTTCAGAGAAACATTCAAACTAAGcagctaaaaagaaaaagaaacaattataaaaccaaatgtacacaaagtcaaaaagtcacactttaccAAACCATGTTATTCCAACATACCAGTTTGAGCAGTTATTTTGAAGATTTCTTTAAAGTTCTCCATAATTCCATCTGTTCCATACAGTTGTTCCATATATGTAGTTATTTTGTGGTTATAGAATGTAGTATCAGGGAATGTATGATAtatatctgtgaaaggtgctgTACAAATACACTCTATTCTTTTTTCCCATGAAtggtcattttcacatttttaaaaagtcttaGGTAAGTTTATGGGAGAGGATCTAAGGGTAATATAAGGACATATGTTTTAGCACTCGcagcctttgcagcaagaagacccaggttcacgacccggtcagaacaaggtcctttctgcatggagtttgcatgttctccccgtgtgtgtgtgtgtgtgtgtgggagggttttctccatgttctccattttccacccacagtccaaaaacatgcagatttggggattaggtaaattagacactctaaattgaacataggtatgagtgtgagagtgaatggttgtacGTCTCTAttatgtgtgtccctgtgatggactggggacctgtccagggtggactccgcttttcgccctatgttaagctgggattggcaccagtgaccctccATCTTTCAACCACATTTGCCGGCAGGAGCAACGTGGAGcaaagtgtcttgcccaaggacacatggaCATGTATAGATTAGTGGAGCTgggaattaaacccacaacaACCTCCGTGgctgaaagacgactcgctcagCCCCCGGCATCCTCTTGGTAGCATAAATATGATTTgatgattgtgattgtgatgattttcatttattgctttttttattgcacGTTGAAGACGATTCATATCATGTGACCTTTATTTTAGGAAGTCACACAGTGATTAAAACATGCTTTGGTGTGGCCAAGATGGTTAACAGTTACAGTCAACCACATGAACAACAAGCATCAGAAAACAATTAACACAAAGTGTATAATATAGTTTGACAATATAATTGGATGTcttcctctctctatctccctctGTTCTTATTTTAGACACTAACTTAGACACCAAAACCCCAGAGGCTCATGTGAAGAGGAGCATCCTGGTCAGAACAGTGGAGACCAGAGATGGAGAGGTACAGCACATGTGGTGTtcacagaaccacacacacacacactcttatcaCTTATCACTGTGAAACAGGCCAATCTGCACATTGCACCTCGTAGCCAGTCCCTCTGGAGGGCAATGTTGAACCCTTCTGCAGGTTTTCCCATGTCTCACATTCTCTGTGGCTGACTTTGTGAAACTAATCTAAAAACTCAACAGAGACGTTTTGTTCCTACCACTCTTATTTTTAACTCTGATCTTATTTTCAACTCTTTTCAGATCATTAAGGAATCAGTCACGGAACACAAAGATCTTCCATAAAGATTGACAACCAGCTCTCCCATCTTGGAGGATTCTGAAAGCATATTATCACCTTGTTTTTGGCTTCCAAACCCCAAAGCTGCCCTATCAGAATCATTTTAtcgttttatttcattttcatccttAGACTAATCCATTTAATACCTTACAATCACAAGATAACTGTCACATTCTGTGAAACTTcatcacaaaaaagtcaaatttagcttcttctttcttttttacagttCCACTTTTAGCTTGAGCTTGAACTCAAGGCAATTCATCTTAAATGGTCTGTAGTTTGTTCCAGAACTGTAAAATACTGGGGATCTGTTTAACTTTAACTCACGCTGACAGCATTGTTTCAGATTATCTGCCATAGACGAGGCGTTGAAACGTAGCGATCGCgttcacacactaacacacagtgtgagtgaagGTCGACTTGTGGTGATTGTGTACGTGAACTTTGGTGAGTTAAAATAAGTGAGATTTGGGGGATGACAGATGTCACGGTTGGATTAAGGCAGGGGAAGAAGAGATTTGTGTATGTCAGAGTGTTTTTTGGCAGGATGACAGGTGACTCTAGGCTGACTTTATTTAACCCTCGACTGGTGctattttacatttcagtgaTTGTACTGCGGCAGACGTCTCTGCCACTGTGGTGCACAGTAAAGGTCCTGCACATGTCCGGCTTTGTAGACAGACAGGTTTGAATTGGACAGAACTAGGGATTTGATTTCCGACCAGCCACAGCTGCTTTGGATGTGGAAGACTTCACAACCACCTAGTCTTTATGCTACCAAGTGGCAACCAGCTGTGAATTTTAGATTCCTCACACCATGTTAAGGTTTTGTAGGTGGATGGTCTTGATTCTTTAGATCTGAGGAAAGGTCTGTAGGAAAGTGTGCAGGCCCTTTTATAATTTACAACCTGACTTTACCTCTGCACCCAAACCCAGCACACACTCATCCTGCGGTGTCTTCTGTCTCTTGCACACAACCTGAtaagacatcatcattttttgaCACCAGGACGTGTTAGAGTGTGCTCACACTTGTCTAGCAGTAGtgagaggacaggacaggacagagcCGTGGTCAAAGATGTGGAGAGGGTGGGGTGTGTGTTTggtggaccccccccccccaccccaagcTTCCATTTTATCCCAGCAAATTCACCTGGCAGTTTTCTGCAGTGTTTGACTGATAGCACAGAGAAGGAGAGGCGGGGGGAAAGTGACGTGGAGATAACCTTCAACAAATCCCACAGCCCAGCAGGACACCAggaacatttattattttactttgaaggaGAGGATGTTAAGGTGACAGatgacagatggatggatggatgaattggTGGATGGATAGATGAATGTCATGGCTCAGGCTCTGCAGTCCAGgctttgtgatttgttctgGAGGCTGCTGACAGGAGCCATGTCGACAAACTCTGCACTAATGAGAGTTCTGCTGCGCTCAAactgtctttctctgtgctcATCGTCCAAGGACACACTGTGATTCGTGTGCCTCACACCCTTTTCTCCCCACTCCACATCACACAACGCTCACTTTTCTGTTCATATGGATAACTCTGCtgtcttcattttgtttgttttgttttttttcttaaatagaTATTAAGACTCATAATAGAGTCAGACACGCTGCTGAACGCTGTTTTGTGAACATAACATTAGTTTTGACAAATGCTACAAGCT of Solea solea chromosome 16, fSolSol10.1, whole genome shotgun sequence contains these proteins:
- the gfap gene encoding glial fibrillary acidic protein — protein: MESQRIQSSYRKRFGPQGSSITGGRIGSLSSSRLSWHGTPRTFTHSSPISRVSLGSTSTLLLGSAADRLDFSADSLIKAQFKENRTNEKMEMMGLNDRFASYIEKVRLLEQQNKVLVAELNQLKGKEPSHAGDIYQEELRELRRQVDGLTSAKARLEIERDNFGSDVGTLKQRLQEEIGLRQDAENSLNAYRQDVDEASLNRVQLERKIDALQDEINFLKKIHEEDLRELQEQIMAQQVHVDMDVSKPDLTAALRDIRVQYESMATSNMQETEEWYKSKFADLTDAATRNAEALRQAKQEANDYRRQIQVLSCDLEAVRGTNESLERQLREMEDRFAMETAGYQDTVSRLEEEIHALKEEMARHLQEYQDLLNVKLALDIEIATYRKLLEGEESRITIPVQSFSNLQFRDTNLDTKTPEAHVKRSILVRTVETRDGEIIKESVTEHKDLP